A single window of Rubripirellula lacrimiformis DNA harbors:
- a CDS encoding sulfatase — MKYLSIAICSLAFAVHCGAAEKPNILFIAVDDLRPELGCYGSPIAVSPNFDALAKEGLLFNRAYCQQAICRPSRASLMTGARPETTGLFHNYVSLRELQPNIVTLPQQLIAHGYDAAYCGKIFHLGDNDEGVSWNRESVKWLQGIKKPKSGFALPENQKIQTEDRTEMIAKYGDAAKRGLASGPAYESADVPDHAYVDGYETLRAIETMKQMVKEGDKPFFMALGFKKPHLNWVAPKKYWDMYDRDKIPMASETEAPLNGAAMGLHASFELRTRSGIPKTGDLDPELARTLKHAYLACVSYVDAQFGKMVAALEEAGVRDNTIIVVWGDHGWHLGDMGVWGKATNYEIATRVPMMIWSPTMKSHGAKTDALVELVDIYPTLCELAGVPIPDHVEGHSFVPLMDDPDQPWKKAAFSQYPNPALREWAANPLSPAMRETWFGPLIQEVETRIQQQQGDRWDRELFEQHLMGYTMRTDRYRLVLWRDHREPNVDPVFVELFDHQTDPLETKNVAGDFPDLVESLSQQLNLGWEAAL; from the coding sequence ATGAAATACCTTTCGATTGCGATTTGCAGTCTTGCGTTTGCGGTTCACTGCGGCGCGGCCGAGAAGCCCAATATCCTGTTCATTGCGGTCGATGACCTGAGGCCCGAATTGGGCTGCTATGGTTCGCCGATCGCGGTGTCGCCCAATTTCGATGCGTTGGCCAAAGAAGGTTTGCTGTTCAATCGGGCCTATTGTCAACAAGCGATCTGTCGTCCCTCACGCGCTAGTTTGATGACCGGGGCGCGGCCGGAAACCACTGGGTTGTTCCACAACTACGTTTCGCTCCGTGAACTGCAACCGAACATCGTCACTCTTCCACAGCAGTTGATTGCCCACGGTTACGACGCCGCTTACTGCGGAAAAATTTTCCATTTGGGCGACAATGACGAAGGGGTTTCATGGAACCGTGAATCCGTCAAATGGTTGCAGGGAATCAAAAAGCCCAAGTCGGGCTTCGCATTGCCCGAGAATCAAAAGATCCAGACGGAAGACCGCACCGAGATGATCGCCAAGTACGGTGACGCGGCCAAACGGGGGCTCGCCAGCGGCCCGGCCTATGAATCGGCCGACGTGCCGGATCATGCGTACGTGGACGGCTACGAGACGCTACGTGCGATCGAGACGATGAAACAAATGGTGAAGGAAGGTGACAAGCCGTTCTTCATGGCTTTGGGCTTCAAGAAGCCGCACTTGAATTGGGTGGCACCGAAGAAGTACTGGGACATGTACGATCGGGACAAGATCCCGATGGCATCCGAGACAGAGGCTCCGCTAAACGGGGCCGCGATGGGCCTGCACGCTTCGTTCGAACTTCGCACTCGATCCGGGATCCCCAAAACGGGTGACTTGGACCCGGAATTGGCTCGAACACTGAAACACGCTTATCTGGCTTGTGTTAGCTATGTCGACGCTCAGTTCGGAAAGATGGTCGCCGCTTTGGAAGAAGCTGGCGTACGTGACAATACGATCATTGTGGTTTGGGGCGACCATGGTTGGCACCTTGGTGACATGGGCGTGTGGGGAAAAGCCACCAACTATGAAATCGCAACGCGGGTTCCAATGATGATTTGGAGTCCCACCATGAAGTCGCATGGTGCGAAGACCGATGCCTTGGTGGAACTGGTCGACATCTATCCGACTCTCTGTGAACTGGCCGGAGTACCGATCCCTGACCACGTCGAAGGACATAGCTTTGTCCCGCTGATGGATGATCCCGATCAACCCTGGAAAAAGGCTGCCTTCAGTCAGTATCCCAACCCCGCACTGCGTGAATGGGCCGCAAACCCGTTGTCGCCCGCGATGCGAGAAACCTGGTTTGGGCCGCTGATCCAAGAAGTTGAAACCCGCATCCAACAACAGCAAGGTGATCGCTGGGATCGCGAGCTCTTCGAACAACATTTGATGGGCTACACCATGCGGACCGATCGCTATCGTTTGGTTCTATGGCGTGATCATCGGGAGCCAAACGTGGATCCGGTGTTCGTCGAATTGTTTGATCACCAGACCGATCCGCTAGAAACGAAGAACGTTGCCGGTGATTTTCCGGATCTGGTCGAATCGTTAAGTCAACAATTGAATTTGGGTTGGGAGGCGGCTTTATGA
- a CDS encoding sulfatase-like hydrolase/transferase, whose translation MRRPSCLLTFATLAIGCVVSQAAHSATPEQQSSRPNIVLILCDDLGYADVGFNGSTDIQTPNLDRLASNGMKFTSAYVTHPFCGPSRMGLMSGRYPHKFGAPFNLPNSGLGIEQYNRQGVPIDQKLISSVLQDSGYFTGAIGKWHLGIDADYHPNQRGFDDFYGFLGGGHMYFTDRSRGIYERQVKAGKANFNEYIVPLQHNGTDVDETEYLTDGLSREAVRFIDQASAGEQPFFLYLAYNAPHTPLEAKQSDLERFADIDDEKRRAYAAMVYAVDRGVGRVVQSLKKAGAMDNTLVIFLSDNGGKIGAGSNNAPLSQGKGSVSEGGFRVPMFFHWPTEISAGKTFDHPVTTLDFYPTLARLAGATIPRETQCDGKDIWDSIGSNQNPRQDESIYALRHWNGFHNVGVRRNQWKITKQGPSSPWKLFDLDRDISESNDVSASHPELVRTMVDDARKWSESHTQPLWFDNLKAEQNWKSNGMPIYQSTFAVE comes from the coding sequence ATGCGCCGTCCGAGCTGTTTGCTGACCTTCGCTACGCTTGCCATCGGATGTGTGGTCAGCCAAGCGGCGCATTCCGCGACGCCGGAACAGCAAAGCTCGCGGCCGAACATCGTGTTGATTTTGTGCGATGATCTTGGATACGCGGACGTCGGATTCAACGGATCGACGGACATCCAGACTCCGAACTTGGATCGGTTGGCCAGCAACGGCATGAAGTTCACGTCGGCATACGTCACCCACCCGTTCTGTGGCCCCAGTCGGATGGGGCTGATGTCGGGGCGGTATCCGCACAAATTTGGGGCACCGTTCAACCTGCCCAACAGCGGGCTGGGGATCGAACAGTACAACCGGCAAGGTGTACCGATAGACCAGAAGTTGATCAGTAGCGTGCTGCAAGACAGCGGCTACTTTACCGGTGCGATTGGCAAGTGGCACTTGGGGATCGACGCCGATTACCATCCGAACCAGCGTGGATTCGATGACTTCTATGGCTTTCTGGGCGGCGGTCATATGTATTTCACCGACCGTTCCCGCGGGATCTACGAGCGGCAGGTGAAGGCCGGTAAAGCGAACTTCAACGAATACATCGTTCCTTTGCAACACAACGGGACCGACGTCGACGAGACGGAGTACCTGACTGACGGATTGTCGCGCGAGGCGGTGCGATTCATTGACCAAGCATCCGCCGGCGAGCAACCGTTCTTTCTGTATCTAGCGTACAACGCGCCTCATACACCCTTGGAAGCCAAACAAAGCGACTTGGAGCGATTCGCCGACATCGACGACGAAAAGCGACGCGCCTATGCGGCGATGGTGTATGCCGTCGACCGAGGCGTTGGTCGAGTGGTCCAGTCACTGAAGAAGGCCGGAGCGATGGACAATACGTTGGTCATCTTCCTAAGTGACAACGGTGGCAAGATTGGCGCTGGATCCAACAATGCACCGCTTAGCCAAGGGAAGGGGAGTGTCAGTGAGGGTGGCTTCCGAGTCCCGATGTTCTTTCACTGGCCTACCGAAATTTCAGCGGGCAAGACGTTTGATCATCCCGTCACGACGCTCGACTTCTATCCCACTCTTGCTCGTTTAGCCGGAGCCACGATTCCACGCGAAACGCAGTGTGACGGCAAAGACATATGGGATTCGATCGGATCGAACCAAAACCCGCGTCAAGATGAATCGATCTATGCACTGCGTCACTGGAATGGATTCCACAACGTGGGAGTTCGCCGAAACCAGTGGAAGATCACGAAACAGGGGCCATCGTCTCCATGGAAGTTGTTCGATCTTGATCGCGATATCAGCGAGTCCAACGATGTCAGCGCAAGCCATCCGGAATTGGTGCGCACGATGGTCGACGACGCGCGGAAGTGGAGCGAATCCCATACCCAGCCGCTATGGTTTGACAACTTAAAGGCCGAACAAAATTGGAAGTCCAACGGCATGCCAATTTACCAGTCGACTTTCGCTGTCGAATGA
- a CDS encoding kappa-carrageenase codes for MNRISIVFVVILQAAIASSADPVPLRNAEDANAAAWKFVQSHSDEFDGDQVDRQKWNIDTKDFGPWSWDPANVAEKDGSLHLRMVQSGHRRGEQELHYTSGMARNDQTITYGYFEARIKGCSRYPGACPSFWLYSISPQNRFQASDGETVAYSEIDVVELQQSEFDSETKSHYPVTRIDCNLHTVLIKDGKRQWFRPHSAPDLCRSYVDSTWDPRADYHVYGVHNTRETITWYIDGVEVAKKPNLYWHLPMHVTLSLGLRYPFVGYQNGDRVAVQDATTGDGFPTHMSVDYVRVWQQPGDFESRIAMLKSKSQSASKSNGSDWTWDQYVEHEQANWKQNGWQWNAEQVKSNFDQIDRNGDGLASGIERRDWYEKKSKGEQE; via the coding sequence ATGAATCGAATCTCCATCGTTTTTGTCGTGATCCTGCAGGCTGCGATTGCTTCGTCAGCGGATCCTGTGCCGCTGCGGAATGCCGAAGACGCAAATGCGGCCGCTTGGAAGTTTGTCCAGAGTCATTCGGACGAATTCGATGGCGATCAAGTCGACCGTCAAAAGTGGAACATTGACACCAAAGATTTTGGTCCCTGGAGCTGGGATCCCGCCAACGTCGCTGAAAAAGACGGATCTCTTCATCTGCGCATGGTGCAATCAGGCCATCGCCGCGGTGAACAAGAACTTCACTACACATCCGGCATGGCACGCAACGATCAGACGATCACGTATGGTTACTTCGAGGCGCGAATCAAAGGCTGCTCGCGCTATCCCGGCGCATGCCCTTCGTTTTGGTTGTACAGCATCAGTCCACAGAACCGATTCCAAGCCAGTGATGGCGAGACCGTGGCGTATTCGGAAATTGATGTGGTCGAGCTTCAGCAAAGCGAGTTCGATTCGGAAACGAAGTCGCACTACCCGGTCACTCGGATCGACTGCAATTTGCACACCGTCCTGATCAAAGATGGCAAGCGACAGTGGTTTCGCCCGCACAGCGCGCCGGACCTTTGCCGCAGCTACGTCGATTCAACCTGGGATCCGCGAGCCGACTATCACGTCTACGGAGTCCACAACACTCGCGAAACCATCACTTGGTACATCGACGGCGTCGAAGTGGCCAAGAAACCCAACCTGTATTGGCACTTGCCGATGCATGTGACACTTTCGCTTGGACTTCGATATCCCTTCGTCGGGTATCAAAACGGTGACCGTGTTGCGGTGCAGGATGCGACCACCGGCGACGGCTTTCCGACGCACATGTCGGTGGACTATGTGCGTGTCTGGCAACAACCGGGTGACTTTGAATCGCGAATCGCGATGTTGAAAAGCAAGTCGCAGTCGGCATCGAAGTCCAATGGATCTGATTGGACTTGGGACCAGTATGTGGAACACGAACAAGCCAACTGGAAACAGAATGGATGGCAATGGAATGCAGAGCAGGTCAAATCGAACTTCGACCAAATCGATCGCAACGGCGATGGATTGGCATCGGGGATCGAACGACGTGACTGGTACGAAAAGAAGTCAAAAGGCGAACAAGAATGA